A region of Argentina anserina chromosome 5, drPotAnse1.1, whole genome shotgun sequence DNA encodes the following proteins:
- the LOC126793134 gene encoding nucleotide pyrophosphatase/phosphodiesterase-like: MAVFLLRVAVLLVLLGHSTVAHNIREKLHAYGGDGVQPLSKIQILKAVSQLHENASVSAYPVLLGTKGEDFGWVTVTVSSPTPAQDDWVAVFSPANFNASTCPYNEDYYEPYICTSPIKYKFANYSSAKYAITGKSTLKFRLINQRADFSFALFSGGLSNPKLVSVSNNVTFAYPKAPLYPRLALGKLWDEMTVTWTSGYNIHEAVPLVEWGLKGDPQNRSPAGTVTFSRRDMCAAPARTVGWRDPGFIHTSFLKDLWPNSVYSYKLGHRLSNGSYIWSKVYSFKSSPYPGQESLQRVIIFGDMGKAERDGSNEYADYQPGSLNTTDQLIKDLDNIDIVFHIGDLPYANGYISQWDQFTSQVEPISSVVPYMVASGNHERDTTGTGSFYNTNDAGGECGVPAETMYYVPAENRAKFWYATDYGMFHFCIADTEHDWREGSEQYKFIEKCLASANRHKQPWLIFAAHRVLGYSSNSWYGQEGSFEEPMGRDDMQKLWQRYKVDIAFYGHVHNYERICPIYQNQCVNSETSNYSGTVNGTIHVVVGGGGSHLSDFSSLQTVWSIYKDHDFGYTKLTAYNHSSLLFEYMKSSDGKVYDSFTISRDYRDVLACVHDGCEPTTLAT, encoded by the exons ATGGCCGTCTTCCTCCTCAGAGTTGCAGTGCTACTGGTTTTATTGGGTCATTCCACAGTAGCTCATAATATCAGGGAGAAGCTTCATGCATATGGCGGTGATGGGGTGCAGCCACTCTCCAAGATTCAAATCCTCAAAGCTGTTTCTCAGCTCCACGAAAATGCTTCCGTCTCTGCGTACCCTGTCCTTCTTGGCACCAAG GGGGAAGATTTTGGGTGGGTAACTGTGACAGTTTCTAGTCCTACTCCTGCACAAGATGATTGGGTGGCAGTTTTTTCTCCTGCAAATTTTAA TGCATCTACATGTCCATACAATGAAGATTATTACGAGCCGTATATATGCACATCTCCTATTAAG TACAAGTTTGCCAATTATTCCAGTGCCAAATATGCAATCACTGGAAAATCAACTTTGAAGTtccgattaattaatcaaagggCGGATTTTTCTTTCGCATTGTTCTCTGGCGGGCTGTCAAAC CCGAAATTGGTGTCAGTTTCGAATAATGTGACCTTTGCATACCCAAAGGCTCCCCTGTACCCACGTCTTGCTCTAGGGAAGCTCTGGGATGAA ATGACAGTGACTTGGACAAGTGGCTATAATATCCATGAAGCTGTACCTTTAGTTGAGTGGGGTTTGAAGGGAGACCCTCAAAATAGATCTCCAGCAGGAACAGTAACTTTCAGTCGTCGGGACATGTGTG CTGCACCCGCACGAACAGTTGGTTGGCGTGATCCTGGTTTCATTCATACAAGTTTTCTAAAAGATTTGTGGCCAAATTCAGT GTACTCTTACAAACTTGGTCATAGGTTATCTAATGGTTCCTACATCTGGAGCAAGGTTTACTCGTTCAAGTCATCACCATATCCCGGGCAGGAGTCACTGCAGCGCGTTATTATATTTGGTGACATGGGAAAG GCTGAGCGTGATGGTTCAAATGAATATGCTGATTATCAGCCCGGCTCACTCAACACCACAGATCAGCTAATCAAGGACTTGGACAACATTGACATAGTTTTTCACATAGGAGATTTGCCTTATGCCAATGGATACATCTCACAGTGGGATCAGTTCACATCACAGGTGGAGCCAATTTCATCAGTCGTACCATATATGGTTGCAAG CGGCAACCATGAACGAGATACAACAGGGACTGGATCCTTCTACAACACTAATGATGCAGGTGGCGAATGTGGTGTTCCAGCTGAAACTATGTATTATGTTCCTGCTGAGAACAGAGCTAAATTCTG GTATGCAACAGATTATGGCATGTTCCACTTCTGTATAGCTGACACTGAGCATGACTGGAGAGAAGGTTCCGAGCAGTACAAATTTATTGAGAAATGCCTTGCTTCTGCAAACAGACACAAGCAGCCTTGGCTGATATTCGCCGCTCATCGTGTTCTTGGTTATTCTTCTAACTCTTGGTATGGACAAGAGGGTTCATTTGAAGAGCCGATGGGAAGGGATGACATGCAAAAGCTTTGGCAAAGATACAAAGTGGACATTGCATTCTACGGCCATGTCCATAATTACGAACGAATATGCCCCATCTATCAGAACCAGTGTGTAAATTCGGAAACATCCAACTATTCAGGAACTGTCAACGGAACAATCCATGTAGTAGTTGGTGGAGGAGGTAGCCACTTATCAGATTTTAGCTCACTGCAGACAGTTTGGAGCATTTATAAAGATCACGACTTTGGTTATACGAAACTTACAGCGTATAACCACTCCTCGCTGCTCTTCGAGTACATGAAGAGCAGCGATGGAAAGGTCTATGATTCATTCACCATCTCAAGGGACTATAGGGATGTCTTGGCCTGTGTTCATGATGGTTGTGAACCAACCACCTTAGCTACATGA
- the LOC126793144 gene encoding uncharacterized protein LOC126793144 has protein sequence MAPSDLRRPFKRPQLSDQQRRRELSLTRQQQSRDADLHARRLASTLLSLPPEHQPEPEPGSSTDYDLRDASKLKGPAARKWFAKQLMLPEWMIDVPHRLPHDWYVLPRPAGKRCFVVSSDGTTISRQRNGTVLHRFPSALPQGSRNRDGSGPPSYSILDCIFHEMDQTYYVIDMVCWKNYSYYNCSTEFRLNWLEEKLAECKALNAPSYYHKYRFGLVPWSRCDLAGLHNAYAGEVPFVKDGLLFYNKHAHYQPGNTPLALVWKDEQCSQYVIDTDNKGLVPNHQQVVLELHNDGKVTTSDDPPVVFSCLNLDFIQQSGLHTGCLLRFAIGDGGLTIVDGKLERADLHYLGMSNRARAFADTYSKILFQNMARGSPLRIDDLVASINSSDDAVTNDVEMAV, from the exons ATGGCACCCTCCGATCTCCGCCGTCCGTTCAAACGTCCCCAGCTCTCCGACCAGCAGAGGCGAAGAGAGCTCTCTCTCACACGCCAACAGCAGAGCCGCGACGCCGACCTCCACGCGCGGCGCTTGGCCTCTACCCTCCTCTCCCTCCCGCCCGAACACCAACCCGAACCCGAACCCGGCTCCTCCACCGACTACGACCTCCGTGACGCTTCGAAGCTGAAAGGCCCGGCGGCGCGGAAGTGGTTCGCGAAGCAGCTGATGCTACCGGAGTGGATGATCGACGTCCCTCATCGCCTCCCCCACGACTG GTACGTGCTTCCGAGGCCAGCAGGGAAGCGATGCTTCGTTGTCTCATCGGATGGAACAACCATCAGTCGGCAACGAAACGGCACTGTTCTGCATCGTTTTCCGTCGGCGCTGCCCCAGGGGTCTCGCAACCGCGACGGGTCGGGTCCTCCGTCGTATTCCATTCTGGACTGTATATTTCACGAG ATGGACCAGACTTACTATGTGATTGACATGGTGTGCTGGAAGAATTACTCTTACTATAACTGCAGCACCGAGTTTCGGTTGAATTGGTTGGAGGAGAAACTGGCTGAATGCAAAGCTCTCAACGCTCCGTCTTATTATCATAAGTACAGGTTTGGTCTGGTACCGTGGTCTCGCTGTGATCTGGCTGGTCTGCACAACGCCTATGCCGGTGAGGTGCCGTTCGTAAAGGATGGTCTGCTGTTTTATAACAA GCATGCGCATTATCAACCAGGGAATACACCACTGGCGTTAGTGTGGAAGGATGAGCAGTGCAGCCAGTATGTCATTGATACGGATAACAAGGGACTGGTTCCCAATCATCAACAG GTAGTTTTGGAGCTGCACAATGATGGAAAGGTGACTACATCAGATGATCCTCCGGTTGTGTTTAGTTGcttgaatttggatttcatACAACAG tCAGGATTGCATACTGGATGTCTTCTTCGTTTTGCTATTGGTGATGGAGGACTGACCATTGTGGATGGGAAGCTTGAGAGGGCTGATTTGCACTACCTTGGCATGTCCAACCGTGCACGTGCATTTGCAGATACTTACTCCAAG ATTTTGTTTCAGAATATGGCTCGAGGATCACCCCTGAGAATTGATGATTTGGTTGCATCGATCAACTCGTCAGATGATGCAGTTACAAATGACGTTGAGATGGCTGTGTGA